The following proteins are co-located in the Primulina tabacum isolate GXHZ01 chromosome 11, ASM2559414v2, whole genome shotgun sequence genome:
- the LOC142517997 gene encoding pentatricopeptide repeat-containing protein At1g73710 encodes MYVSLAKLLTTGANQNMKLHTCGSASTDVGFSTQAQCKLQAARFPFYGKLFLGFQSHHHLLFGTSLYANKKISIIGHKTGGFMGSKPLGHSKIADFPKKNIHKGKNNKKYGGILPSILRSLEAGSDVENTLELYYGKLSPKEQTVILKEQRRWDKVLRVFEWFKSQKDYTPNVIHYNVVLRALGRAKKWDELRRCWIEMSKAGVFPTNNTFGMLVDVYGKAGLVREALLWIKHMISRGILPDEVTMSTVIKVLKDAEEYDKADRFFKDWCAGRIELDDLDLENVGDCPISVKEFLLTELFRTGGRTQSLTDKSTLEKDYSVRKPCLTATYNTLIDLYGKAGRLKDAANVFSDMLNSGVALDTFTFNTMIFICGSQGYMSEAEALFSKMEEMGIFPDTKTYNIFISLYANVGNIDAVFRCYRKIREAGLFPDDVTHRAFLKILCERNMVQEVEAVIEEMENSKMHINEHSVPILAKMYVNEGLTERATFVVEKSELYGWLSSRTYAAIMDVYAEKGLWGEAEALFYAIRDGGKQKEVLEYNVMMKAYGKAELYDKAISLFKGMRNQGTWPDECTYNSLIQMLAGGDLVDEARNLKTEMQEAGFKPSCLTFSAIIASLTKKNGLSDAVYEYQEMLRANIKPNEIVYGLLVDAFAEAGKFEDAIHYFNVMEDSGIPANQIVLTSMIKAYGKIGSVEGAKRLYERMKNLDGGPDIVASNSMLNLYAELGMVSEAGSLYNYLREKNYADGVTFATMMYVYKNMGMLDEVIEVAEEMKQSGLVRDCVTFNKVMACYSTYGKLVECGELLHEMLMNHKIFPDGGTFKVLFTVLKKGGISDEAVEQLKSSYQDGRPFAKQAVITSVFSIVGLHSYALESCGNLKKEDVGFNSLAYNAAIRAYVAYGKTDEALRMFMRMQDEGLEPDIVTLISLVNCYGKAGLVEGIKRIYSQLKYGAVEPNESLFKAVIDAYKNSNRHDLAELVSQEMRFAFDTQLFTDSAVEDAPNELMHEKTAHDM; translated from the coding sequence ATGTATGTATCGCTGGCCAAACTCCTCACAACGGGAGCGAATCAGAACATGAAGCTGCACACTTGCGGTAGTGCTTCTACTGACGTTGGATTCTCAACTCAAGCTCAGTGTAAGCTCCAAGCTGCTCGTTTTCCTTTCTATGGTAAGCTTTTTCTTGGGTTTCAATCACACCATCATCTCCTATTTGGTACAAGTCTGTACGCGAACAAAAAGATTTCAATTATTGGCCACAAAACTGGGGGGTTTATGGGGTCTAAGCCTCTGGGTCATTCCAAGATTGCGGATTTTCCGAAGAAGAACATACATAAAGGaaagaataataaaaaatatggaGGTATATTGCCGTCCATTTTGCGGTCTTTAGAGGCCGGAAGTGATGTTGAAAATACCCTTGAGTTGTACTATGGGAAGCTTAGTCCCAAAGAGCAAACCGTGATTCTGAAAGAACAACGCAGGTGGGACAAGGTTTTGAGGGTGTTTGAGTGGTTTAAGTCTCAGAAAGATTATACTCCCAATGTAATTCACTATAATGTGGTGCTTAGGGCGTTGGGTAGAGCTAAGAAATGGGATGAGTTGAGGCGTTGCTGGATTGAGATGTCCAAAGCTGGAGTCTTTCCCACGAATAATACATTTGGAATGCTTGTCGATGTGTATGGAAAAGCAGGGCTGGTGAGGGAGGCTCTTTTATGGATCAAACATATGATTTCGAGAGGAATTCTCCCAGATGAAGTTACTATGTCTACAGTGATTAAGGTGCTGAAGGACGCAGAGGAATATGACAAGGCTGATAGGTTCTTCAAGGATTGGTGTGCAGGGAGGATTGAATTGGACGATCTTGATTTGGAAAATGTGGGTGATTGTCCTATTAGTGTGAAGGAGTTTTTGTTGACTGAGCTTTTTCGGACTGGTGGGAGGACACAGTCTCTCACAGATAAAAGCACGTTGGAAAAGGATTATTCTGTAAGAAAACCATGTCTTACTGCTACTTATAATACCCTCATAGACTTGTATGGAAAGGCCGGCCGCTTGAAAGATGCCGCCAATGTGTTTTCTGATATGTTGAATTCTGGCGTGGCACTGGATACATTTACTTTCAACACGATGATATTCATTTGTGGTAGTCAGGGTTATATGTCTGAGGCCGAGGCGTTGTTTAGTAAGATGGAGGAAATGGGGATTTTTCCGGATACAAAAACTTACAATATATTCATCTCCTTGTATGCTAATGTGGGGAACATTGATGCAGTTTTTCGGTGCTATAGAAAGATCAGGGAGGCTGGTCTTTTCCCTGATGACGTAACCCATAGggcttttttaaaaattctatgTGAAAGGAATATGGTTCAGGAGGTAGAGGCCGTGATCGAAGAAATGGAGAACTCGAAAATGCATATCAACGAGCACTCTGTCCCCATACTTGCAAAGATGTATGTTAATGAAGGATTAACTGAACGGGCAACTTTTGTGGTTGAGAAGTCCGAATTGTATGGTTGGTTGTCATCAAGGACATATGCTGCTATAATGGATGTATATGCAGAGAAGGGACTTTGGGGTGAAGCTGAGGCATTATTTTACGCTATAAGGGATGGTGGTAAACAGAAGGAAGTTTTGGAGTATAATGTCATGATGAAAGCCTATGGTAAAGCTGAACTATATGACAAAGCTATATCTCTCTTCAAGGGTATGAGAAATCAAGGAACATGGCCCGACGAGTGCACATATAACTCTCTTATACAAATGTTAGCTGGAGGTGATTTAGTGGATGAAGCAAGAAACCTTAAGACTGAAATGCAAGAAGCAGGCTTTAAGCCCTCTTGTTTAACCTTCTCTGCTATTATTGCTAGTCTCACAAAGAAGAATGGTCTCTCTGATGCAGTTTATGAGTATCAAGAAATGCTTCGAGCTAATATAAAACCAAACGAAATTGTTTATGGGTTGTTAGTGGATGCTTTTGCCGAGGCTGGAAAATTTGAAGATGCCATTCACTATTTCAATGTCATGGAAGATTCTGGGATTCCAGCAAATCAAATAGTTTTGACCTCTATGATCAAGGCCTACGGTAAAATTGGGTCTGTAGAAGGAGCAAAACGGTTGTATGAGAGGATGAAAAATTTGGATGGGGGTCCTGATATTGTAGCATCTAATAGTATGCTTAATTTATATGCAGAATTGGGAATGGTGTCAGAAGCAGGGTCGCTATATAATTATTTACGAGAGAAAAATTATGCTGATGGGGTTACATTTGCGACCATGATGTATGTTTATAAAAACATGGGCATGCTTGATGAAGTCATTGAAGTTGCAGAGGAGATGAAACAGTCGGGTTTGGTGAGGGATTGTGTAACATTTAATAAAGTCATGGCATGCTATTCCACGTATGGGAAGCTAGTTGAGTGTGGTGAATtgctgcatgaaatgttaatgaATCATAAGATTTTTCCTGATGGGGGAACCTTTAAAGTGCTTTTTACTGTGTTAAAGAAGGGTGGCATTTCCGATGAAGCTGTGGAACAGCTCAAGTCATCTTATCAGGATGGGAGACCATTCGCCAAGCAAGCTGTGATAACCTCTGTTTTCTCTATAGTTGGGCTGCATTCATATGCTCTTGAATCCTGTGGAAATCTTAAAAAAGAAGACGTGGGCTTCAATTCCTTGGCGTACAATGCTGCAATCCGTGCTTATGTAGCATATGGGAAGACCGATGAAGCATTGAGAATGTTTATGAGAATGCAAGATGAGGGACTTGAGCCTGACATCGTTACTTTAATTAGTCTTGTTAATTGTTATGGAAAAGCTGGCTTGGTCGAAGGCATAAAGCGCATATATAGCCAATTAAAGTATGGAGCTGTCGAGCCAAACGAATCCTTGTTCAAGGCAGTAATAGATGCTTACAAAAATTCCAATAGGCATGACCTTGCTGAATTGGTCTCTCAAGAGATGAGATTTGCTTTTGATACCCAACTATTTACAGATTCTGCTGTTGAAGATGCACCCAATGAACTAATGCATGAAAAAACCGCACATGACATGTGA